A window of Nitrospirota bacterium genomic DNA:
GTCGGGGTCGCAGACGGCCAGGTACTCGACGTGAATGGCCGGTGCCTGTTCGACAGTCTTCCGCATGCTCCGTTCAATCGCCTCCCCATTCTTCATTCCTCCTTCGATGGCCTGTTTGCCTGCTCGAAGTGCCCGAGAGAGCCAGGGCGCGATCATCCGTTCTTCGGCGTTGAGATAAACGTTGCGTGAACTCATGGCCAGCCCATCCGCTTCTCTGACCGTCGGGCGTACCTCGATCGCCACACCGAGATTGAGGTCTTTCACCAGTTGTCGAACCAGTGTAGCCTGCTGATAGTCTTTCTGGCCGAACAGGGCGAGATGGGGACGGACCATTCCGAAGAGTTTCGTCACTACCGTGGCGACACCGGGAAAGTGATGGGGTCTGGCCTCGCCTTCCCATCGACGCGCAATCTCCGGCAGCGTCACGACCGTTTGAAAGCCTTCGGGATACATCACCTCGGCTGTCGGTTCGAAGCAGACGTCCACCCCTTCTTCGCGGCACAGCGCCCGATCCTTGGCAATCGGGCGAGGATAGCGCGTGAGGTCTTCGCGCGGGCCGAACTGCGTCGGGTTCACAAAAATACTCACAACGAGCGCATCGCAACGGAGCCGTGCCGCTCGGATGAGCGCACGGTGGCCGTCATGCAACGCGCCCATCGTGGGAACGAATCCGATGATGACGCCGTCGCGGCGCAATCGTTCGCTCCAGGATGTCATGGAGCGGATGGTACGAATAATCTTCATGGACCTGGGGGCTGGCTGCATGCAGGGCGTGAACCATAACGGGTCGAGGGCTGGGGAAACAGGAGGCGGACTTCAGGCTGCTTCTCCGCCTCGGCAAGCAATTGGCTGATGGTACGTTGGCGCACCGGATGGATGAACAGAGGATCGAGTTCGCTCAAGGGCATGAGGACGAACCGGCGATGGTGCATGCGAGGATGCGGCACCACGAGATCCGGCTCATCGATCGTCTGCTGTCCGTAGAACAGGATGTCCAGATCGATCGTTCTGGGGCCGGATCGATGATCCTCGTCCCGTCCCAGCGCACGTTCGATCTCCCGGAGGATGTCGAGCAGGCTTTTCGGCGTGATATCCGTTTCAATCTGGACCACGCCGTTTAAGAACCACCCGTCCCCCGGCTGGGCATGATCATTCACGGGCTCCGTCTCGTAGAGCATCGACACGCCGAGGAGCTGTGAGTGCGGCAAGAGGCCCAGCAGGGTGACTGCCCGATCGCAGAAATCGAGCCGATCGCCGACATTCGAGCCGAACCCGATGAACACCGTCTCGCGTCCCATCTTTTCTTACTCTCTCCTGAAGGATGATCGTGGCGCACCGTGAGACGAGGTGCCGGGGCGAGAGGCGACTGCGCGCGTCGAACGAGCATATTCTGATCGTGCGCGTTCCGCGAGCAAGCCCTCGCCTCGGCTTCACGTCCCCAGCCTAGAATCCTACTTTTCTAATCCGCTCCACCGCTTCTGCCAGCCGTTCTTTCGTCGTGCAAACGGTCATCCTGATATAACCTTCGCCCGGCGCTCCGAAGCCGTTGCCCGGTGTCGTCACGATCCCGGCCTTCTCCAGTAAATGAGCCGTAAAGGAGGCGGAGGTGTATCCCTTCGGCACCGTGACCCAGATATAAAATGCGGCCGGTGGTGGATCGACTTCGAGGCCCAGGCTCTTCAGCCCAGGCACCAAGGTATCGCGCCGCTCCTGATAGATCTTCCGTAGGCCGTCCGTGACGGAATCATCCAATCCCAGCGCCGTGATTCCTGCGGCCTGCACCGCTTCGAACACGCCGGAGTCCAGCTGGCTCTTGACCTTGCCGAGGCCTGCCAAGACGTCTTTGTTGCCGACGACGAAGCCGATGCGCCAGCCCGTCATATTGTAGGTCTTCGAGAGCGAGTGGAACTCCACGCCGACGTCCTTGGCTCCGTCGATTTCCATGAAGCTGACAGGAGGTTTGCCGTCGTAATAAATTTCCGAGTAGGCCGCATCGTGGCAGACGATGACCTGGTTCTCCTGCGCAAACTCCACCACGCGCTTGAAGTAGTCCTTGGTCATGATGACCGACGTGGGATTATTCGGCGAATTCAGCCACATCAGCTTGGCCCTTTTCGCCACATCCTTGGGGATCGCGTTCAAGTCAGGTAAAAAACCGTTGGCCTTCGTCAGCGGCATGAGGTGCGAGATGCCGCCGCAGAAGCCGGTACCGACCGGATAGACCGGATAGCCGGGGCTCGGGACCAGGACGATATCGCCCGGATCGACAAACGCCAAGTGAATGTGCCCGATTCCTTCCTTCGAGCCGATCAGGGTCAGCACTTCGTCGGCAGGGTTCAGCGTCACGTTGAACCGGCGCTTATACCAGTCGGCCACGGCTGTCCGGAACGACAGCATTCCTTCGTAGGAGGGATATTGATGGTGCTTGGGGTTTTTGGCAGCCAGGGCGAGGCTTTCGATAATCGGAGTCGGTGTCGGCAAGTCCGGATCGCCGATGCCGAGGTTGATGATATCGACACCCTTAGCAATCGCCGCCTGCTTCATCTTGTCGATGGCGGCAAACAGATAGGGAGGCAGTGTTTTAATTCTGGTTGCGACTTCAATTGGAAAACCGGCCATGGTGCAGAATGCTCCTTTTCTAGAATGAAGCCCATTGAGGGCGCGACGGAGCCCTTAGGCTACTTCAGGAACGAGGCGGTAATCAACGTGCGGAATTGATGAGATGATCGATCAAGCGATCAGCGATTTGGTGTGACAGCCACATGTGGGGGAAAAGCCCCATCAAGGCCTTTGTCGCGGTTAACTGTGCCCGAGCGAGATCGGTGGCACAGTGCTGACAGAGCGCGTCGATCCCCTCCGCCTCTATCTCTAAATGAAACAGCAGTCCGTAGGCATGGGGACCATAGCGGAAGGCTTGCAACGGGGCCATCTCCGAGCCTGCCAGGGCCACACAATCCGGCGGCAAGTCGAAGATCTCTCCGTGCCACTCGAAGACCGAGAGCGATTCGGGAAACATACCGAATACCGGGTCCTGTTTTCCCTCTTCGGTGAGCCTGATCCTCGTTTTGCCGATTTCCAGACCGG
This region includes:
- the panC gene encoding pantoate--beta-alanine ligase — translated: MKIIRTIRSMTSWSERLRRDGVIIGFVPTMGALHDGHRALIRAARLRCDALVVSIFVNPTQFGPREDLTRYPRPIAKDRALCREEGVDVCFEPTAEVMYPEGFQTVVTLPEIARRWEGEARPHHFPGVATVVTKLFGMVRPHLALFGQKDYQQATLVRQLVKDLNLGVAIEVRPTVREADGLAMSSRNVYLNAEERMIAPWLSRALRAGKQAIEGGMKNGEAIERSMRKTVEQAPAIHVEYLAVCDPDSLEPLTRVTHRAVMLGAIRIGSIRLIDNLPVNVPGGKNRAR
- the folK gene encoding 2-amino-4-hydroxy-6-hydroxymethyldihydropteridine diphosphokinase; the encoded protein is MGRETVFIGFGSNVGDRLDFCDRAVTLLGLLPHSQLLGVSMLYETEPVNDHAQPGDGWFLNGVVQIETDITPKSLLDILREIERALGRDEDHRSGPRTIDLDILFYGQQTIDEPDLVVPHPRMHHRRFVLMPLSELDPLFIHPVRQRTISQLLAEAEKQPEVRLLFPQPSTRYGSRPACSQPPGP
- a CDS encoding LL-diaminopimelate aminotransferase, with protein sequence MAGFPIEVATRIKTLPPYLFAAIDKMKQAAIAKGVDIINLGIGDPDLPTPTPIIESLALAAKNPKHHQYPSYEGMLSFRTAVADWYKRRFNVTLNPADEVLTLIGSKEGIGHIHLAFVDPGDIVLVPSPGYPVYPVGTGFCGGISHLMPLTKANGFLPDLNAIPKDVAKRAKLMWLNSPNNPTSVIMTKDYFKRVVEFAQENQVIVCHDAAYSEIYYDGKPPVSFMEIDGAKDVGVEFHSLSKTYNMTGWRIGFVVGNKDVLAGLGKVKSQLDSGVFEAVQAAGITALGLDDSVTDGLRKIYQERRDTLVPGLKSLGLEVDPPPAAFYIWVTVPKGYTSASFTAHLLEKAGIVTTPGNGFGAPGEGYIRMTVCTTKERLAEAVERIRKVGF
- a CDS encoding type 1 glutamine amidotransferase, which produces MRAVCLKHVPFEGPGAFATSLANHGYSLDCCLVPKDGLPPDPGDLLIIMGGPMSVNDPDPWIAEETAFIRSVLLAGTPAIGVCLGSQFMAKALGATVQPGAGLEIGKTRIRLTEEGKQDPVFGMFPESLSVFEWHGEIFDLPPDCVALAGSEMAPLQAFRYGPHAYGLLFHLEIEAEGIDALCQHCATDLARAQLTATKALMGLFPHMWLSHQIADRLIDHLINSAR